The following proteins are encoded in a genomic region of Phragmites australis chromosome 9, lpPhrAust1.1, whole genome shotgun sequence:
- the LOC133928119 gene encoding zinc finger protein ZAT12-like, which translates to MRSVAAHCTIEYRFAKSSLQGAGEMETGVDAARLLVLLSQQQQRGGVGAGDVQRGGREFECKTCGRRFPTFQALGGHRASHRRPRPYGAGIRLGRRTLAAHEGEGECVAGPRVHGCPVCGVGFAVGQALGGHMRRHRTAAADAEALGTGDATSVKDDDVGADCNGGICLDLNLAPSENCAKCRKNAVLGDTEQGVQKTMILDLLPIRSQ; encoded by the exons ATGCGTAGTGTCGCCGCT CATTGCACCATTGAATATCGATTCGCCAAATCGTCGTTGCAGGGAGCCGGGGAGATGGAGACTGGCGTGGACGCGGCCCGCTTACTCGTGCTCCtctcgcagcagcagcagcgcggcGGCGTGGGCGCGGGCGACGTGCAGCGCGGAGGCCGCGAGTTCGAGTGCAAGACGTGCGGCAGGCGGTTCCCGACGTTCCAGGCGCTGGGTGGGCACCGCGCCAGCCACAGGCGCCCCAGGCCCTACGGCGCGGGGATACGCCTTGGGCGCCGGACGCTGGCGGCGCACGAGGGGGAGGGCGAGTGCGTTGCAGGACCGAGGGTGCACGGGTGCCCCGTCTGCGGGGTCGGGTTCGCCGTTGGGCAGGCGCTCGGTGGGCACATGCGGCGGCACCGGACCGCGGCAGCCGATGCCGAAGCCCTCGGCACCGGGGACGCGACGTCGGTGAAGGATGACGACGTTGGCGCCGACTGTAACGGTGGCATCTGCTTGGACTTGAACCTGGCGCCGTCGGAGAACTGCGCCAAGTGCCGGAAGAACGCTGTGCTCGGCGACACGGAGCAGGGCGTACAGAAAACGATGATTTTGGATTTGCTCCCTATTAGAAGTCAGTGA
- the LOC133929034 gene encoding ras-related protein RABE1c-like, with protein MAAPPARARADYDYLIKLLLIGDSGVGKSCLLLRFSDGSFTTSFITTIGIDFKIRTIELDGKRIKLQIWDTAGQERFRTITTAYYRGAMGILLVYDVTDESSFNNIRNWIRNIEQHASDNVNKILVGNKADMDESKRAVPTAKGQALADEYGIKFFETSAKTNLNVEQVFFSIARDIKQRLAETDSKPEDKTIKINNKTDQGSDAPATTRSACCGS; from the exons AtggcggcgccgccggcgaggGCCCGGGCCGACTACGACTACCTCATCAAGCTGCTCCTCATCGGGGACAGCG GTGTTGGCAAGAGTTGCCTCCTCTTGCGGTTCTCTGATGGTTCCTTCACTACAAGCTTTATCACCACAATTGG CATTGACTTTAAGATAAGAACAATAGAATTGGATGGCAAGCGTATCAAGCTACAGATTTGGGACACAGCGGGCCAAGAACGCTTCCGGACTATTACCACTG CGTACTACCGAGGAGCTATGGGCATCCTGCTTGTTTACGACGTCACCGACGAGTCATCTTTTAACA ACATCCGAAACTGGATCCGGAATATCGAGCAACATGCCTCTGATAATGTCAACAAAATTCTGGTTGGCAACAAGGCTGATATGGACGAGAGCAAAAGG GCTGTACCTACTGCGAAAGGGCAAGCACTTGCTGACGAATACGGCATCAAATTTTTTGAAACT AGTGCCAAGACAAACCTCAATGTGGAGCAAGTCTTTTTTTCCATTGCACGCGACATTAAGCAGAGGCTTGCCGAGACTGATTCAAAGCCAGAG GACAAGACAATCAAGATTAACAACAAGACAGACCAGGGCTCTGATGCACCAGCAACCACACGATCTGCCTGCTGCGGCTCATAG
- the LOC133929031 gene encoding protein ALP1-like, producing MAPVRGAKKRKRAEKAVPAPSPGLQLTPLPDGSDWWDVFFRRVAGQSFFPREHQNMESVLKMSRKTFDYICSLVKKDLTTKTYGFRNFRFGDKTILGVEDQVAVALMRLTSGESLQNIGMWFGMNHSAISNITWRFIESMEERAICHLKWPSPEEMATIKARFEKIYGLPNCCGAIDTTHILMCSSAQPNSNVWLDRENKNSMVLQAVVDADMRFRDIVSGWPGSLDDSCILRTSGFYRLCEKGVRLDGQAMLPGGSVVREYIVGDASYPLLPWLMTPYQGHGLPAAKAEFNKRHTAATMVVQSALAMLKGRWRVIQGELWRPDKHRLPRIIFVCCLITNIIIDMEGSSSKQMVTGNHDHGYKQQFSNVADDSAVKQRDLLSQHACDGE from the exons ATGGCGCCTGTGAGGGGCGCCAAGAAGAGGAAGCGGGCGGAGAAGGCCGTGCCGGCGCCGTCTCCAGGGCTGCAGCTGACACCGCTGCCGGACGGCAGCGATTGGTGGGACGTCTTCTTTCGCAGGGTTGCAG GACAATCCTTTTTTCCAAGAGAACACCAGAACATGGAGTCTGTCCTCAAGATGTCAAGAAAGACCTTTGACTACATCTGCTCGCTTGTTAAGAAGGATCTGACAACGAAGACATATGGTTTCAGAAACTTCAGGTTCGGTGACAAAACGATCCTAGGTGTGGAGGATCAGGTCGCGGTGGCTCTGATGAGGCTGACATCAGGGGAGTCACTGCAGAACATAGGAATGTGGTTTGGCATGAATCACTCAGCCATATCAAACATCACTTGGCGGTTCATCGAGTCTATGGAGGAGCGTGCCATCTGTCATCTAAAGTGGCCGAGCCCTGAGGAGatggcaaccatcaaagcaagatTTGAGAAGATTTATGGCCTCCCAAACTGCTGTGGTGCCATTGATACTACACATATCCTCATGTGTTCCTCAGCTCAGCCCAACAGCAATGTCTGGCTGGATAGAGAGAACAAAAACAGCATGGTCTTGCAGGCCGTTGTCGATGCCGACATGAGATTCAGAGACATTGTCAGTGGCTGGCCTGGGAGCCTGGACGATTCATGCATCCTGCGCACCTCGGGCTTCTACAGGCTGTGCGAGAAAGGCGTCAGGCTGGACGGGCAAGCGATGCTTCCTGGAGGGTCAGTGGTCAGGGAGTACATAGTTGGAGATGCAAGCTACCCTCTCCTTCCCTGGCTGATGACCCCATACCAAGGACACGGTCTCCCGGCGGCCAAAGCGGAATTCAACAAGCGGCACACGGCAGCGACGATGGTGGTGCAGAGCGCGTTGGCGATGCTCAAGGGGAGATGGCGTGTTATTCAGGGAGAGCTGTGGAGGCCTGACAAGCACCGGCTGCCGAGGATCATCTTCGTCTGCTGCTTGATCACCAACATCATCATCGACATGGAAGGCAGTTCAAGCAAACAGATGGTTACAGGCAACCATGACCATGGCTACAAGCAGCAATTCAGCAATGTTGCAGATGACAGTGCAGTTAAGCAGAGAGACCTCCTGTCTCAGCATGCCTGTGATGGCGAATAG
- the LOC133929032 gene encoding coatomer subunit zeta-1 — protein METCPSVKNILLLDSEGKRVAVKYYSDDWPTLSAKLAFEKSVFAKTQKANAGTEAEIVMFDGQIVVYKFIQDLHFFVTGGEDDNELILASVLQGFSDAVDQLLRNIVDKRTALENLDLILLCLDEIVDGGIVLETEGSVIAEKVSAHGMEGGTSIAEQTLVQALTTAREHLAKSLLM, from the exons ATG GAGACCTGCCCTTCGGTGAAGAACATCCTCTTGCTGGACTCCGAGGGGAAGCGCGTCGCCGTGAAGTACTACAGCGATGATTGGCCCACGCTCTCAGCGAAGCTGGCCTTCGAGAAGTCGGTCTTCGCGAAGACCCAGAAAGCTAATGCTGGAACTGAAG CTGAGATTGTAATGTTTGACGGTCAAATTGTTGTGTATAAGTTCATCCAAGACCTGCATTTTTTTGTTACTGGAGGAGAAGACGATAACGAGCTTATTTTAGCATCAGTTCTTCAGGGATTCTCTGATGCTGTTGACCAGCTTCTCAG AAACATTGTCGACAAAAGAACGGCACTTGAAAATCTGGATCTGATCCTATTGTGTCTTGACGAAATTGTTGATGGAGG GATTGTACTAGAAACAGAAGGAAGCGTGATAGCTGAAAAGGTGTCAGCTCATGGAATGGAGGGTGGTACATCAATAGCTGAGCAG ACTTTAGTTCAAGCCCTAACGACGGCAAGAGAGCACTTGGCCAAGtctcttctcatgtga